In Eschrichtius robustus isolate mEscRob2 chromosome 11, mEscRob2.pri, whole genome shotgun sequence, the following proteins share a genomic window:
- the BSX gene encoding brain-specific homeobox protein homolog: MNLNFTSPLHPASSQRPTSFFIEDILLHKPKPLREVASDHFTSSLASRVPLLDYGYPLMPTPTLLAPHPHHPLHKGDHHHPYFLTTSGVPVPALFPHSQHPELPGKHCRRRKARTVFSDSQLSGLEKRFEIQRYLSTPERVELATALSLSETQVKTWFQNRRMKHKKQLRKSQDEPKAPDGPESPEGSPHGPKAAPAEARLGLPTGPFVLTEPEDEVDIGDEGELGSGPHVL; this comes from the exons ATGAATCTCAACTTCACCTCCCCTCTACACCCGGCGTCATCTCAGAGGCCCACGTCCTTCTTCATCGAGGACATCCTGCTACACAAGCCCAAGCCGCTAAGGGAGGTGGCCTCTGACCACTTCACCAGCTCTCTGGCCTCCCGGGTGCCTCTGCTAGACTATGGCTACCCCCTCATGCCCACACCCACCCTCCTGGCTCCTCACCCCCATCACCCTCTACATAAGGGAGACCACCACCACCCTTATTTCCTCACCACCTCGG GGGTGCCTGTCCCGGCGCTGTTCCCGCACTCCCAGCACCCAGAGCTGCCGGGGAAGCACTGCCGCCGCCGCAAAGCTCGCACGGTTTTCTCGGACTCGCAGCTCTCCGGCCTGGAGAAGAGATTCGAGATCCAGCGCTACCTGTCTACGCCCGAGCGGGTGGAGCTGGCCACGGCCCTCAGCCTGTCCGAGACGCAG GTGAAAACGTGGTTTCAGAACCGGCGGATGAAGCATAAAAAGCAGCTGAGGAAAAGTCAAGACGAGCCCAAAGCACCTGATGGGCCCGAGAGCCCTGAGGGCAGCCCCCATGGCCCCAAGGCCGCACCCGCCGAGGCTCGGCTGGGCCTGCCCACGGGTCCCTTCGTGCTGACCGAGCCGGAGGACGAGGTGGACATTGGGGACGAGGGGGAGCTGGGCTCAGGGCCGCACGTGCTCTGA